From Leptotrichia sp. OH3620_COT-345, one genomic window encodes:
- a CDS encoding RNA 2'-phosphotransferase, which yields MKEKNKKEQKELKKLSKFISLILRHSPDKVKIKLDKYGWADVKELIEGINKTENQKIDFKMLERIVKTDGKKRYEFDENYTKIRACQGHSLKVKLELKPVKHPKILYHGIAEKYTASIKKEGLKKRRRQYVYLSEKMETAYNVGKRHENPSIIVILADKMYKAGKRFYLSKNKVWLTENIEIEYLEFSD from the coding sequence ATGAAAGAAAAAAATAAAAAAGAACAGAAAGAGTTAAAAAAATTAAGTAAGTTTATAAGTCTTATATTAAGGCATTCACCGGATAAAGTAAAAATAAAACTTGATAAATACGGTTGGGCTGATGTTAAAGAATTAATAGAAGGAATAAATAAAACGGAAAATCAGAAAATTGATTTTAAAATGTTGGAGAGAATAGTAAAAACAGATGGTAAAAAAAGATATGAGTTTGATGAAAATTATACTAAAATAAGGGCATGTCAAGGTCACAGTTTAAAGGTGAAATTGGAACTGAAACCTGTAAAACATCCTAAGATACTGTATCATGGAATAGCTGAAAAATATACAGCATCTATAAAAAAAGAAGGTTTGAAAAAGAGGAGAAGGCAGTATGTATATCTTTCAGAAAAGATGGAAACCGCCTATAATGTGGGGAAAAGACATGAAAATCCCTCAATAATAGTAATTTTGGCAGATAAAATGTATAAAGCCGGAAAAAGGTTTTATCTTTCTAAAAATAAAGTATGGTTGACAGAAAATATAGAAATAGAATATTTGGAATTCTCTGATTAA
- the recJ gene encoding single-stranded-DNA-specific exonuclease RecJ, with product MRNTKWVIKNTLKEKDIKINDISVDKDILKILFSRGIKSDKDIKRFLNPKLDNIRNPYDLCDMEKTVTEIEKAIKEKKNIWIYGDYDVDGITSTSILYLALKELNAENINYYIPIRDEGYGLNNEALKKIKDSGGELLITVDCGITAHSEVEYANSIGLPVIITDHHNLHGNKIPNALAVINPKRKDNKFPFEFLAGVGTIFMVILALFEKNGLKEKAYKFLDLVAIGTVADIVPLLEENRILTKFGLEKLPFSENKGLSFLLYKLFNNNPNNSDTPKSEYSTYDVGFIIAPVFNAAGRLKDAKMVVKLLISDNSREIEIIVKELINKNYERKELQNKIIDMIEKNIEKNNIDKDFVIIDHSPEYHHGVIGIAAAKIVDIYYKPVIIMEVKEDERIAIGSCRSIENFNILEALQSMAELFIKFGGHAGAAGFTIPIKNINLFRKKINDYAKKVLKEEDFVKIINIDKQIPIQKMSYEFFQIIELLKPFGFGNPSPTFQTKNVLLENIKFIGETKNHLMFDLKQKGFSNKNAVWFGAGEYFKDLSQNLFYDIVYKLKVEPFQDRYYTKVYIDDIKISSLKDDTLSYYHSLYNTSFPLKSVFYTNIDLEKDIFLTVKVEFDQISLFQGRKFVGRLDYNVSNLLILLNKYYNYNFIVKIENIKKTMTHNIIDILIKRDYTFECYEYTEMSIFRKIKEFLIGNMEYDSYTKHLLSLFFKQNYNLILLNNGDFKNILNNFLLTLGIYYMKQTGKKSRIITKDIKNFPYNGLQLKLYFDITSKYEYKVNSDYPFTFFYNSDENFEKYLDNLEKKSDSERFCIFSNNILKKNLNDKLKNYFNTEIIDINIQIPENIVFLDTVKKSEFKDLKNIYVEYLPLEEKINLKELFQKGEIIHSDKSIVEIL from the coding sequence ATGAGAAATACTAAATGGGTTATAAAAAACACCCTAAAAGAGAAAGATATTAAAATAAATGATATCTCTGTCGATAAAGATATTCTTAAAATCTTATTTTCACGAGGAATAAAATCTGATAAAGATATTAAAAGATTTCTTAATCCTAAGCTTGACAATATTAGAAATCCCTATGATTTATGTGATATGGAAAAAACTGTCACTGAAATAGAAAAAGCAATTAAAGAGAAAAAAAATATATGGATATACGGTGATTATGATGTAGACGGTATTACTTCAACTTCGATTTTGTATTTGGCATTAAAAGAACTGAATGCTGAAAATATAAATTATTATATTCCCATCCGTGATGAAGGCTACGGACTTAATAACGAGGCATTAAAAAAAATAAAAGACTCCGGTGGAGAACTCCTTATTACTGTAGATTGTGGGATTACAGCTCATTCTGAAGTCGAATATGCAAATTCTATCGGACTTCCCGTTATAATAACGGATCACCATAATCTGCACGGAAATAAAATTCCCAATGCTCTTGCTGTTATTAACCCTAAAAGAAAAGACAATAAATTTCCTTTTGAGTTTCTTGCAGGCGTAGGTACTATTTTTATGGTTATTTTAGCTCTTTTTGAAAAAAACGGTTTAAAAGAAAAGGCTTATAAATTTCTTGATCTTGTAGCTATAGGAACTGTTGCAGATATCGTTCCTCTCCTTGAAGAAAATCGGATATTAACCAAATTCGGATTGGAGAAACTTCCCTTTTCCGAAAATAAAGGATTGAGCTTCCTCTTATACAAGCTGTTCAACAACAATCCAAATAATTCGGATACTCCAAAATCGGAGTATTCCACTTATGATGTAGGATTTATCATTGCACCGGTATTTAATGCCGCAGGACGTCTAAAAGATGCTAAAATGGTTGTTAAACTTTTAATTTCAGATAATAGCAGAGAAATCGAAATTATCGTAAAGGAACTGATCAACAAAAATTACGAAAGAAAAGAACTTCAAAATAAAATTATTGACATGATTGAAAAAAATATAGAAAAAAATAATATTGATAAAGATTTTGTCATCATTGACCATTCTCCCGAATATCATCACGGTGTTATAGGTATTGCTGCGGCAAAAATAGTAGATATTTATTATAAACCCGTTATTATTATGGAAGTGAAAGAAGATGAGAGAATCGCCATCGGATCATGTAGGAGCATTGAAAATTTCAATATTTTGGAAGCTCTCCAGTCTATGGCGGAACTGTTTATAAAATTTGGAGGGCATGCAGGAGCTGCAGGGTTTACAATTCCTATTAAAAACATAAACCTGTTCAGAAAAAAAATTAATGACTATGCAAAAAAAGTTCTCAAGGAAGAAGATTTTGTAAAAATAATAAATATTGATAAACAAATTCCCATACAGAAAATGTCTTATGAATTTTTTCAGATTATTGAATTGCTGAAACCTTTCGGTTTTGGAAATCCGAGCCCTACATTCCAGACAAAGAACGTTCTTCTAGAGAATATTAAATTTATCGGAGAAACTAAGAATCATCTTATGTTTGATCTAAAACAGAAAGGATTTTCAAATAAAAATGCCGTCTGGTTCGGAGCAGGGGAGTATTTCAAAGATTTAAGTCAAAATCTTTTTTATGATATCGTATATAAACTGAAAGTTGAACCTTTTCAAGATAGATATTATACTAAAGTTTATATTGACGACATTAAAATATCAAGTTTAAAAGATGATACTTTATCTTATTATCATTCTTTATACAATACTTCATTCCCTTTGAAATCAGTATTTTATACAAATATTGATTTGGAAAAAGATATATTTTTAACTGTCAAAGTGGAATTTGATCAAATTTCCCTTTTTCAAGGTAGAAAATTTGTTGGAAGGCTTGATTATAATGTTTCAAATTTACTCATTCTTTTAAATAAATATTACAATTATAATTTTATAGTCAAAATCGAAAATATAAAAAAAACTATGACTCATAATATAATAGATATATTGATTAAAAGAGACTATACATTTGAATGTTATGAATACACTGAAATGAGTATTTTTAGAAAAATAAAAGAATTTTTAATAGGAAACATGGAATATGACAGTTACACTAAACATCTACTTTCATTATTTTTTAAACAAAATTATAATTTAATACTCCTAAATAATGGGGACTTTAAAAATATTCTAAATAATTTTCTACTTACTTTAGGTATTTATTATATGAAACAGACGGGAAAGAAAAGCAGAATAATTACAAAAGATATTAAAAATTTTCCATATAACGGACTTCAGTTAAAATTATATTTTGATATAACCTCAAAATATGAATATAAAGTAAATTCTGATTATCCTTTCACTTTCTTTTATAATTCAGATGAAAATTTTGAAAAATATCTTGATAATCTTGAAAAAAAATCTGACAGTGAAAGATTCTGTATCTTCTCAAATAATATTTTAAAGAAAAATTTGAATGATAAATTAAAAAATTATTTTAATACTGAAATAATAGATATTAATATTCAAATACCTGAAAATATAGTATTTTTAGACACTGTAAAAAAATCTGAATTCAAAGATTTGAAAAATATTTATGTAGAATACCTTCCTTTAGAAGAAAAAATAAATTTAAAAGAATTGTTTCAAAAAGGGGAGATAATTCACTCAGATAAATCAATAGTTGAAATATTATAA
- a CDS encoding DUF3298 domain-containing protein — protein sequence MKKFGIILMALILATLSFGARKEKVDTTFTFQNYLPTAPDVVKEIARSKNLDGSVIAYPVFTGNTKIVANMNKAVNKLVNSFKGNKDKTYKVEYKVVGSNDRFVSVLFTVEKNDKKYNSVTKLNEALTFNVKNGKEMGLKDIFVQGYENALNSAINDKIRQFGLTVNESGKEKFKGVHKGQKFYMEDDSIVLFYNPGEGLDFADGQLFIPFITRDLIGIIK from the coding sequence ATGAAAAAATTCGGAATAATTTTAATGGCTCTAATCCTTGCCACATTATCATTTGGTGCAAGAAAAGAGAAAGTGGACACTACATTTACATTTCAAAATTATTTGCCCACAGCTCCTGATGTTGTCAAAGAAATAGCAAGAAGTAAAAATCTTGATGGTTCTGTTATTGCTTATCCTGTATTTACAGGAAATACTAAAATCGTGGCAAATATGAACAAAGCCGTGAATAAACTTGTAAATTCCTTTAAAGGAAATAAAGATAAGACTTACAAAGTTGAATATAAAGTGGTAGGAAGTAACGATCGTTTTGTAAGTGTACTGTTTACAGTAGAAAAAAATGATAAAAAATACAATTCCGTTACAAAATTAAACGAAGCTTTGACATTTAACGTAAAAAACGGAAAAGAAATGGGACTTAAAGATATATTTGTCCAAGGATATGAAAATGCTTTAAATTCAGCTATTAATGACAAAATAAGACAGTTCGGATTAACTGTAAACGAATCAGGAAAAGAAAAATTTAAAGGAGTACATAAAGGTCAAAAATTCTATATGGAAGATGACTCTATTGTTTTGTTTTACAATCCCGGTGAAGGTCTTGACTTTGCCGATGGACAATTGTTCATCCCTTTTATAACAAGAGACCTGATTGGAATTATTAAATAA